In one Brassica oleracea var. oleracea cultivar TO1000 chromosome C9, BOL, whole genome shotgun sequence genomic region, the following are encoded:
- the LOC106317211 gene encoding two-component response regulator-like APRR7, with protein MNVNEEGEGSRYPVTDQKPVETKERLSGEDKANGIVMDVRNGSAVGSGGLQIPISQQTPATVCWERFLHVRTIRVLLVENDDCTRYIVTALLRNCSYEVVEVANGVQAWKVLEDLNNHIDIVLTEVVMPYLSGIGLLCKILNHKSRRNIPVIMMSSHDSMGLVFKCLSKGAVDFLVKPIRKNELKILWQHVWRRCQSSSGSGSESGTHQTQKSVKSKNVIKSDNDSGRSGENENESDGLNASDGSSDGSGAQSSWTKKAVEVDDDSPRAVSPWDRVDSTCAQVVHSNPEVPGNHLIAAPAEKETQEQDEKFEDITMGRDLEISIHGNCDLTLEPKDEPLTKSTGVGKGPLDLNSESRSSKQMHEDGGSGFKAISSHLQDNREHEAPNTHCKTVDTNEAAIKNPEEPMHVEHSSKRHRGAKDDETIVRDDRNVLRRSEGSAFSRYNPALNNSKLSGGNLGSNSRHDNNCQDLNKRTEAACDCHSNMNESLPSNHHSRVGSNNVEMSSTTVNNAFTKPGAPKVSPAGSSSAKRSLFQPLPCDHHHSSHNLVHVPERKLPPQYGSSNVYNETVEGNNNNTVNYSVNGSGSGSGHGSNDPYGSSNGMNAGGLNMGSENGAGKSGSGDGSGSGSGSGNVADENKISQREAALTKFRQKRKERCFRKKVRYQSRKKLAEQRPRVRGQFVRKTAAATDDNDIKTPRDS; from the exons ATGAATGTTAATGAGGAGGGTGAGGGTTCGCGTTACCCAGTCACTGATCAGAAGCCCGTTGAGACGAAAGAGAGGCTTAGTGGAGAAGATAAAGCTAATGGAATCGTTATGGATGTGAGAAACGGGAGTGCAGTGGGCTCAGGTGGACTGCAAATTCCAATTTCGCAGCAAACACCGGCCACTGTTTGTTGGGAAAGGTTTCTTCATGTGAGAACCATAAGAGTGTTGCTGGTGGAGAATGATGACTGTACTCGTTATATCGTTACCGCGCTTCTTCGTAATTGTAGCTATGAAG TTGTTGAGGTAGCTAATGGTGTACAAGCTTGGAAGGTGTTGGAAGATCTAAACAATCATATTGATATTGTGTTGACGGAGGTAGTCATGCCTTACTTATCTGGTATTGGCCTCTTATGCAAGATTCTGAATCACAAATCCCGTCGGAACATCCCTGTCATTA TGATGTCATCTCATGACTCAATGGGGCTGGTCTTTAAGTGCTTATCAAAAGGAGCAGTTGACTTTCTCGTTAAGCCCATAAGAAAAAACGAGCTTAAAATCCTTTGGCAACATGTTTGGAGAAGATGTCAGAGT TCTAGCGGCAGTGGAAGTGAAAGCGGAACTCATCAAACTCAAAAGTCTGTGAAATCAAAGAATGTTATAAAATCTGACAACGATTCAGGACGCAGTGGTGAGAATGAAAATGAGAGCGATGGCCTGAATGCTAGTGATGGAAGTAGTGATGGCAGTGGTGCTCAG AGCTCTTGGACGAAAAAAGCTGTGGAGGTTGATGATGACAGTCCACGAGCGGTATCTCCATGGGATCGAGTTGATAGCACTTGCGCACAAGTGGTACATTCCAACCCCGAGGTTCCCGGTAATCACTTGATCGCAGCACCTGCTGAGAAGGAGACTCAAGAGCAAGATGAAAAATTTG AAGATATCACAATGGGTAGAGACTTGGAGATTAGTATTCATGGAAATTGTGATCTGACACTGGAGCCAAAAGATGAACCCTTAACCAAAAGCACTGGCGTTGGAAAAGGACCTTTGGACCTCAATAGTGAAAGCCGTTCAAGTAAACAAATGCATGAAGATGGAGGCTCAGGCTTCAAAGCTATTTCTAGCCACCTTCAAGATAACAGAGAGCATGAGGCGCCTAACACACACTGTAAAACTGTAGACACCAATGAAGCTGCCATTAAAAACCCCGAAGAGCCAATGCACGTTGAACATAGTTCAAAGAGGCATAGAGGAGCTAAAGATGATGAGACGATAGTTAGAGATGACCGCAATGTGCTGAGGCGTTCAGAGGGTTCAGCTTTCTCAAG GTATAATCCAGCCTTAAACAACAGTAAGCTTTCTGGCGGGAACTTGGGAAGCAATTCTCGTCATGATAATAATTGCCAAGATCTTAACAAAAGGACTGAAGCGGCATGTGATTGTCACTCAAACATGAACGAGAGTCTCCCTAGCAATCATCACTCCCGCGTCGGTAGCAATAACGTGGAAATGAGTTCCACAACTGTGAACAACGCTTTCACAAAGCCGGGAGCTCCGAAAGTAAGCCCGGCAGGATCTTCATCAGCAAAGCGTTCATTGTTTCAGCCTCTACCGTGTGATCATCATCACTCCTCTCATAATCTTGTTCACGTTCCTGAGCGGAAGTTACCACCACAATATGGATCGTCAAATGTATACAATGAGACGGTTGAAGGTAACAACAACAACACTGTGAATTACAGTGTGAATGGAAGCGGGTCTGGTAGTGGTCATGGAAGCAATGACCCATATGGAAGCAGTAATGGCATGAATGCTGGAGGATTGAACATGGGAAGTGAAAATGGTGCTGGCAAAAGCGGGAGTGGTGATGGTAGTGGAAGTGGAAGTGGAAGTGGGAATGTGGCAGATGAGAATAAGATCTCTCAAAGAGAAGCTGCTTTGACAAAGTTCCGTCAGAAGAGAAAGGAGAGGTGCTTCAGAAAGAAG GTGCGATACCAAAGCCGGAAAAAACTAGCGGAACAACGACCTCGTGTCCGTGGCCAGTTCGTCCGAAAAACAGCTGCTGCAACGGATGATAACGACATAAAAACGCCGAGGGATAGCTAA
- the LOC106317214 gene encoding serine/threonine-protein kinase CDL1-like: protein MGWIPCSGKRSKRRRNIDEKLSRTCSVSTSEKSKARSLVSGSKSRGSDNVVAQKFTFSELATATRSYRKECLIGEGGFGRVYKGYLAGTSQVLGFHEHTRQTN, encoded by the exons ATGGGTTGGATCCCGTGTTCAGGGAAGAGGTCTAAGAGAAGGAGGAACATTGACGAAAAGCTCAGCAGGACTTGCTCTGTCTCTACTTCAG AGAAATCTAAGGCCAGATCGTTGGTGAGCGGATCCAAAAGCAGAGGGTCTGACAATGTTGTGGCACAAAAGTTTACATTCTCTGAGCTAGCTACTGCCACTAGAAGCTACAGGAAAGAATGCCTTATAGGAGAAGGAGGATTCGGTAGAGTTTACAAAGGATACTTAGCAGGCACTAGCCAGGTTCTTGGATTCCACGAACACACACGACAGACAAATTGA